TGTGATAGAACTGCAGGCCCGGGCGTATCCGGAAAAGATGAAGAGACTGGGACTGATCATGGGGGCCAAAATCAGCACAGACGAGCCCGGAGAAATAGGAAAAAAAGCAGCGGACGCTGTCCGCGCCTTTGCAAAAGAGCTGGGGATCCCTTCGTTAAACGAACAGGGGTTTACGGAAGCGCAGATCTTGGAGGCGCTGCCGATAGTGCTTAATGATCCGCTCGGGTATGCGTATGACGGACAGATCACGGAAGAGGAGATCCGTTTTATCCTGAAGAGGGCGTATCGCGGATCATATGGCGGAAATTAAAACAGAAGAAAATAAATGTTGACAATACGGCATACTTCTCATATAATAAAGCACAAATAATTCTATCAGATGTTTTTTAGAAGAAAGGATATTACCGACACTATGGACGACGCCGACAGTAGCGACGCTGACCAATGTATTTATTATAATGTTTTAGATAAGAGATCAACAGGGATAACAGGCATGATCTGCGCTTCTTTACAGAGGCGGCAGGTTGTGCTTTTTTGTGTTTTTTACCGCTGATCCTGCCTGTTGAGGCAATCAGATAAATTATATTAAAAAAAGAAGGGAGTGGTATATCCAATATGGATAATCACAGACAGATGCCTTGGCATTCCATGCAGATCGAGGAAGTTTACCGGACACTCGGTACTTCCGTGGAAGGTCTAAGTGATGCTGAGGCGGCCGAAAGGTTAAGAAAGAACGGGCGCAATGAGCTGCGCCGGAAACCGCCGAAAACAATTTCTCAGATGCTCAGAGAGCAGGTGACAGACCCTATGGTGCTCATACTGATAGGAGCTGCCGCGTTTTCAGCTGTTCTGGGAGAATGGACGGAGGCGGCGGTGATCTTTACAATTGTAATCATCAACGCAGTTATCGGAATCGTACAGGAGAAGAAGGCACAGTCATCTCTTGAGGCGCTCCGCAATATGAGCGCACTCACTGCCCGGGCACTGCGGCAGAAGGAGGAGAGCATCATCCCGGCAGCAGAACTGGTGGAGGGAGATGTGGTGTACTTAAGCGACGGCGATATGGTGCCGGCCGACATAAGGCTGACTGAATCGGCCAATCTGAAGGTACAGGAGGCTTCCCTTACCGGTGAGTCGCTGCCGTCAGAAAAAGAGGCAGATGCGGTCCTTCCGGGAGAGACCGTTCTCGGAGACCGACGCAACATGTTATATCGTTCTTCTATTGTCACTTACGGCCGGGCGGTGGGGGTTGTGGCGGCCACCGGTATGCAGACGGAAGTGGGCGGTATCGCAGGCATGCTCGAAAGCGAGGATGAGCTGGATACTCCGCTGAAGCGCAAATTGAATGCGGTGGGCAGGACATTGACGGCAGCAGGTCTTATCGTCTGTGTGTTGATATTTGTGCTCGGAGCATTGTATGAACGTCCGATCATCCCGCAGTTTCTCGTGGCCATTTCCCTTGCCATATCCATCATTCCGGAAGGTCTCCCGGCCACGGCGACGATCGTGATGGCGCTTGGCGTCCAGCGCATGGCAAAACAAAATGCGCTTATCCGGAAGCTTCCCGCAGTGGAGACGCTCGGCGAAGCGACAGTGATCTGCAGCGATAAGACAGGTACGCTGACCTTGAATAAGATGACCGTGACCCATGCTGCGGCAAACGGGGACTTTGAGGCGGGCAGGGCGATACCTGTAGGAGAGGCTGCAAGACAGCATCCGGACGTCTACCGGGAGATCGTCTATGCGGCGGCGCTCTGCAATGACGCAAGCCTTGACCCGGATGAGAGCGGTGGAATCATCGGGGACCCCACAGAGGGCGCGCTCATATATATGGCGCAGGAATTCGGTATTGACCATGAGTCGCTGGAAGATACGTATCCGCGTCTGTTTGAACAGCCTTTTGACTCGGAGCGGAAGCGAATGACGACGGTTCACCGGATAGACGGCAGTTATGTGGCTTACACGAAGGGAGCGGTGGATGAGATGCTGCCTCTTTGCAGCCATATTCTGACCGCGCAGGGCGTACGTCCCATGACGGAAGACGACCGGGCCAATATCCTGGCGCTCTGCCGGAAGATGTCGGAAGATGCCCTGCGGGTGCTTGGATTCGCTCTGAGGACAATACGTGACATACCCGATAAGGACGGGGAAAATGTAGAAGCAGACATGACTTTTGCAGGCGCGCTCGGCATGATCGACCCGCCCCGTCAGGAAGTGGCCGATTCGGTGCGTATCTGCCGGAAGGCGGGAATCCGTACGGTTATGATAACCGGAGACCATAAGGTGACTGCGCTTGCCATAGCGAAGGAGCTTGGTATATATAAAGAAGGGGATATGGTCATATCCGGAGAAGAACTGGATGCCATGGACGACGAGGCACTGATGGCTTCGGCGGGCTCCGCCGCAGTATTCGCCCGCGTGTCGCCTGCAGATAAACTGCGCATCATAAAAGCATTAAAGCGCGCCGGAGAGATCGTCGCCATGACCGGGGACGGCGTGAATGATTCGCCTGCGCTGAAGGCGGCAGACATCGGAGTCGCCATGGGAAAGACAGGTACAGATGTCGCCAGAGAAGCCTCCGATATGATACTGCTCGACGACAGCTTTACTACCATTGCCTTTGCCATCAAGGAAGGACGGCGCGTGTACCGGAATATACAGAAGGTAATACAGTTCCTGCTTGTGGGTAATATCGCGGAAATACTGACCTTATTCGCGGCGACGGTCTTTAACTTTGACGCGCCCCTGCTTGCGGTTCATATTCTCTGGGTGAATCTGGCCACGGCTACGCTGCCGGCGCTGGCCCTCGGCGTCGATCCTGCCAGCAGAAATATCATGAAACACCAGCCGGTAAAGTCAGGCACTTTATTTGAAAAAGACCTCGTGCGGAGGGTTATTGTACAGGGGATTTTTGTGGCGGCCATGACGACCGCTGCTTACTGGACGGGTGCTGCGACCGGCGGCCATGCGGCAGGACAGACGATGGCATTTTGCACACTGGCATTTTCCCAGATGCTGAGGTCCTTTAATGAGCGCTCCAACACGGAGCCCGTCTGGGTGAGGGCGGAGGGAGCAAACCCGTGGCTGCTTGCCGCCTTTGCGGTATCGGCGGCTCTTATGGCGTGTATCCTGTTTCTGCCGGCGCTTAGAGAAGCGTTCAGACTTGTGCCCCTTTCTGGCATACAGTGGGCTGCCGCTGCCGGCTTTTCTGTGATGACTGTCGTTCAGGCAGAGCTGGAAAAATGGATAAAGCGGCTTAAAAGATCAAGATAGAGGTATATCCGTACGTGCGGCAAAAGAATGTGCTTTTGCCGCACGTAATTCTTTGCGGAGACGGACCGCCATAACGATGGCTGCGCCGGCGGACAGGATGTCAGCTGCCGGCTGCGCGTAAAGAATGCCGTTCAGTCCCCAGACGGCAGGAAAGATGAGTATGACCGGCACAAAGCAGATCCCCTGGCGGCAGGCGCCGAGGAGACAGCCTTCTTTTGCTCTTCCCATTGAAAGGAACAGAGTGGAATATACGGTATAGAAACCAAACACTGCAAAGGACAGGCCGCTTGCCCTCAATGCAGCGGCGCCTGTTGTTATCATGTCCAGGTCTGTATTCGTAAACAGGGCCATAATGTCTCCGGCGAACAGGGAAGCGGTCAGACCGAACAGAATACAGAAAATGGTAGACCATATGACGGATGTTCTGACTGCCTGCATGAGGCGGTCATATTTTTTTGCTCCGAAGCTGTATCCGGCGATCGGCTGTAAACCTTTCAGGAATCCAAATACCATGAGACTTCCAACAGACATGATCTTCGTTACAGGCCCCATCGCGGCCAGCGCAAAATCCCCATATTCCTTTGCCGCATGATTTATCATAGTGATGGAAAGACTTGTGAGCACCTGGAAAGCAAGTGTGGGAATTCCGATCTTCAGGATCTCGGACAAAAGTTCCTTTGAGAATGAGCAGTTTTTTATGCTGAAACTGAACACACTCTTTTTTGTAAAGATATAGAGCAGATAGACAAGCGTTGAGACAAACTGCGATACTGCGGTGGCAGCTGCCGCTCCGGCGACGCCGAGGTGAAATCCGTAGATGAGTACAGGGTCCAGTATTACATTGATGACAGCGCCTGTCATTAATACACACATGGTCGTTCTGGCGGCGCCTTCGCTTGATACGATATTGTTCATCGTGACATTAAATACATTAAAGATGGAGGAGACGATATAGATGCCCGTATATGTGACGGCATAAGGCATAACGCTTTTTGTTGCCCCCAGCTGTTTTAAAACCGGTTCCAGAAACAAAATAATACAAAGGATGACGGTGGATCCAACGAGAATACTGCTGTACAGGGCGGTGCTGGCAGCTTTGTCCGCGGTTTCCCTGTCCCCGTTGCCGAGCAACCTGGAAAGGTAAGAGGCGGCTCCGTTGCCGAACAGAAGTCCGAGGCCTACGACGATCTGCCCAAGCGGATACGCCACAGTGATCGCTCCCATCTGGCTCGTACCGAGTCCTCCGACAAAGTAGGCGTCGACAAGATTGTACAGGGCGTTGATCATCATACCTGTCATAGTAGGAAGACCAAGCGCCAGCAATGCTCTCGGCACAGGCACGCTTCCGAGTAATTCCATCTTTCTGTTTTGTCCGTTCATGTAAGTTCTCCTTTCGCTTGACACTGATTGTTTGATATAGTAGTATAAATTATAGTAAATAAAACGCAAGGCTATACTACTATAAATTATAGTATTTGTCAAATGAAAAAAGGAGGAGATTATGGCGACCATAGATCTGATCGTGCTCGGTATGCTTAAAAATGAATCGCTGAGCGCTTATGATATTCAGAAACTGGTAGAGTACAGAAATATATCGAGATGGGTGAAGATCAGTACACCATCTATCTATAAGAAAGTAATCCAGCTGGAAGAAAAGGGATTCATTGAGAGTAATATCGTCAAAGAGGGAAAAATGCCGGAGAAGGCCGTCTATTCCCTCACCGGAGCCGGAGAAAAACAATTTGAAAAACTGATGATGGAGATTTCTTCAAAACCGCTTCGCATCTTTCTGGACTTTAACGCAGTGATCGTAAATCTGACAGAGCTCGCCCCAGAGAAGAGGGAGATATGTCTGGGGCAGATCGGAGAAAGCGTTAAAACGTTAAAAGCATATCTGGAAGAAAATATGAAGATAAAAGAAAATATACCGGATATTCCCGAGACGGGAAAAGCTGTCCTTAGGCAACAGATGATACTCGTTCAGGCGATCGAAACATGGCTGGATTCCCTGAAGGGCAGTTTTGAGGAACAATGACCGCCCGGCTGTTTCAGAGGCCTGTAAAAAATACCCCGGCGTCCTTTTTTGCGGAAACCACGTTTAACGACATGGTCCGGAGGGCGTCCGGGGTATAAAAAGTTGTACGGTATCTGCCTGGCCGCAGCTTCAGGAACCTGCCTCCAGATCTTTCGGCAGTATGATGTTCAGCAGTACGGCGATCAATGTTGCGATCACTACCGGTGATTTCCCGAATATCATCACAAACCAGTCCGGGAAATTCTGGAGCGCCTCTGTTGCCTGTGATATACCCATGCCGAGTGCGGCGGCCAGTCCGACGATGGAGGTGTTCCGGTAGGACATGTTTTCGGATGTTATAAGTTTCATCCCGGTCATGGCGATCGATGCAAACACGGATACGGTCGCGCCTCCGAGCACTGCGTACGGGATCGTCGTCAGGAGGGATGAAAACTTCGGTATAAATCCCGCCGCGAGCAGAAGCACGGCTGCAAGGCCGAGGACACAGCGGTTTACAACTTTTGTGGTGGCCACGATACCCACGTTCTGGCTGTAGGTGGCTGTCGGCAGTCCCCCGGCCAGTGAACAGAGGATATTGGTGATCCCGTATCCGACGATGCCGCCCTGAAGCTCTCCGTCCGTCGGCATCCGGTCGAGCCCTCCGCTTGTCGTGGCGGAGAAGTCACCGATCGCCTGGATGGAGTTGATGGCAAACAGCAGGCCGATGGCGACGCACGAAGAGATTTCAAACTTTACGCCGAAATGCAGCGGCATCGGCAGCTGGAACGCAGAGGCCTGCGCGATGGGAGAGAAGTCGACCATTCCCATACAGAGGGCCGCCGCGTACCCGCCTATGATCCCGATCAGTATAGAGGCCAGCTTGAATATCCCTCTGCCGAAGTGGTTCAGAAGCGTCACGATGACGAGGGTGATCACAGCTATGATCCAGTTCCTGTAGGAGCCGTAATCCGGACTTCCCACGCCGCCGGCCATATAGTTGATGGCGGTCGGGTAGAGGGAGAGGCCTATGGTGAATACGACGGTTCCGGCGATGAGCGGAGGAAAGAACCTGCGGATCCTCTTAATGTTCAGCCCAACGAATACTGCCACACATCCGCCCACGATCTGGGCGCCGAGTATTGTCGGTATATCAAATTCTGCCGCGATCGTCTGCATGCTCGGCAGGTAGGCAAAGCTGATCCCCATTATGATCGGAAGACCGGAACCTATCGTAAACCACCGCGTGTGTATAAACGGAAACAGCTGGATCAATGTGGATATTCCGGACACGATCAAAGCCGCCTGAATGAGAATGACAGAGTCCTTCTCCGACAGGCCGGCTACGCCTGCGACGATGATCGCAGGCGTGACACAGCCGACGATCATGGCAACCACATGCTGGAGGGCAAGCGGCAGCGCCTGCTTTATGTCCGGGACACCTTTCAGGTCAAATATAGAAGAGCGGGTCCGCTCTTTGTCTGTCATATGCGTCCCCTCCTTTAGTCTAGGGTGATGAGCGTTCCGGTCGTACCGTTGATACCTTCCTTTGCTTTTTCAAGAAGAGTGATGAGCGCGCACCGTCCCGGCCTGGAGGCCGCGAAGTCGACTGCGGCCTGAACTTTCGGAAGCATGGAGCCCGGGGCAAAGTGCCCTTCTTCCATATACTGACGCATCTCGGAGACGGTGACTTTGTCAAGCCACTTTTCATCCGGCTGTCCAAAGCGGATGGCTGCTTTTTCCACAGCGGTCAGTATGATCAGAAAGTCTGCATCCAGCTCTTTTGCCAGAAGGCAGCTGGCGAAGTCCTTATCGATGACCGCGCTGGCGCCCCGCAGGTGATTTCCCTGACGGATGACGGGGATCCCGCCGCCTCCGCAGGCGATCACGAGTTCTCCGGAATCAACCATGGCTTTTATCGTACCTGTCTCAATAATTTCCACCGGCTTTGGAGAGGCGACCACACGGCGGTAGCCGCGGCCTGCGTCTTCCTTCATTATATAGTCATATTTCAGCGCCATTTCTTTCGCCTGCTCTTTTGTAACAAATTTGCCGATCGGTTTGGACGGGCTGTCGAAGGCAGGGTCATTTTCATCGACCCGCACCTGTGTGATCATGGTGGCGACGGGGATGTTGTCGATCCCTCTGTCCAGAAGTTCTTCACGCAGGGCATTCTGAAGGTCATATCCGATATATGCCTGGCTCATGGCAACGCAGACAGACAGCGGAGTGTTCGGCTGCTCTTTATCTTCGTGGGTCAGGGCGAGCATGGCATTGTTGACCATGCCCACCTGGGGGCCGTTGCCGTGGGCGACAACGACTTCGCAGCCTTCTTCGATCAGGTCTACAATGGCGCGGGCTGTTATCTTCACAGCTGCCATCTGTTCCGGGAGTGTATTGCCGAGCGCGTTTCCGCCCAGGGCGATCACGACCCTTTTTTTCTTTGTCATAGTTATGCCTCCTTATCCCTTACTTGAGTATTCTCGGGGTCCCCTTTTCGTCAAGCTTTTTCAGGATATCGGCGGGATCGGCAAATTTGGCCAGGAAGATCATGGCCGCTATGATATACGGCTTAAAGCTGGCTTCCTTATATAACGGTTCCCGGTAACGGTCAAATACACTTGCGTCCACTTCACCTTCCTCACAGCTCACGCCTGTGATGTCTGCCGGCAGACAGTGGAGATACAGCGCTTTGCCGTCCTTTGTCGTCTTCATGAGCTCCTCTGTACATGCCCAGTCTTTGTGCTGCGCATTCTGGGAGAGCAGTTCTTTTTCCAGAGCATCGATGCCGGCCTGGTCGCCTTTGGCATAGAGGTCGGTCCGTTTTTCCATGGCGGCAAAGGGAGCCCAGCTCTTCGGATATACGATGTCCGCGTCTTGGAAGGCTTCTTTCATATCATTTGTCTTTGTGTAGGAACCGCCGGACTTACTGGCATTTTCCGCGGCAACTGCCTCTACTTCGGGGAAGACTTCATAGCCTTCCGGGTGGGCGAGGACGACGTCCATGCCGAAGCGGGTCATGAGACCGATGACTCCCTGCGGGACAGAGAGCGGTTTTCCGTAGGAAGGAGAGTAAGCCCATGTCATGGCGAGCTTCTTGCCCTTTAAGTTTTCCACACCGCCGAATTCGTGGATAAT
This is a stretch of genomic DNA from [Clostridium] hylemonae DSM 15053. It encodes these proteins:
- a CDS encoding cation-translocating P-type ATPase; translated protein: MDNHRQMPWHSMQIEEVYRTLGTSVEGLSDAEAAERLRKNGRNELRRKPPKTISQMLREQVTDPMVLILIGAAAFSAVLGEWTEAAVIFTIVIINAVIGIVQEKKAQSSLEALRNMSALTARALRQKEESIIPAAELVEGDVVYLSDGDMVPADIRLTESANLKVQEASLTGESLPSEKEADAVLPGETVLGDRRNMLYRSSIVTYGRAVGVVAATGMQTEVGGIAGMLESEDELDTPLKRKLNAVGRTLTAAGLIVCVLIFVLGALYERPIIPQFLVAISLAISIIPEGLPATATIVMALGVQRMAKQNALIRKLPAVETLGEATVICSDKTGTLTLNKMTVTHAAANGDFEAGRAIPVGEAARQHPDVYREIVYAAALCNDASLDPDESGGIIGDPTEGALIYMAQEFGIDHESLEDTYPRLFEQPFDSERKRMTTVHRIDGSYVAYTKGAVDEMLPLCSHILTAQGVRPMTEDDRANILALCRKMSEDALRVLGFALRTIRDIPDKDGENVEADMTFAGALGMIDPPRQEVADSVRICRKAGIRTVMITGDHKVTALAIAKELGIYKEGDMVISGEELDAMDDEALMASAGSAAVFARVSPADKLRIIKALKRAGEIVAMTGDGVNDSPALKAADIGVAMGKTGTDVAREASDMILLDDSFTTIAFAIKEGRRVYRNIQKVIQFLLVGNIAEILTLFAATVFNFDAPLLAVHILWVNLATATLPALALGVDPASRNIMKHQPVKSGTLFEKDLVRRVIVQGIFVAAMTTAAYWTGAATGGHAAGQTMAFCTLAFSQMLRSFNERSNTEPVWVRAEGANPWLLAAFAVSAALMACILFLPALREAFRLVPLSGIQWAAAAGFSVMTVVQAELEKWIKRLKRSR
- a CDS encoding MATE family efflux transporter encodes the protein MNGQNRKMELLGSVPVPRALLALGLPTMTGMMINALYNLVDAYFVGGLGTSQMGAITVAYPLGQIVVGLGLLFGNGAASYLSRLLGNGDRETADKAASTALYSSILVGSTVILCIILFLEPVLKQLGATKSVMPYAVTYTGIYIVSSIFNVFNVTMNNIVSSEGAARTTMCVLMTGAVINVILDPVLIYGFHLGVAGAAAATAVSQFVSTLVYLLYIFTKKSVFSFSIKNCSFSKELLSEILKIGIPTLAFQVLTSLSITMINHAAKEYGDFALAAMGPVTKIMSVGSLMVFGFLKGLQPIAGYSFGAKKYDRLMQAVRTSVIWSTIFCILFGLTASLFAGDIMALFTNTDLDMITTGAAALRASGLSFAVFGFYTVYSTLFLSMGRAKEGCLLGACRQGICFVPVILIFPAVWGLNGILYAQPAADILSAGAAIVMAVRLRKELRAAKAHSFAARTDIPLS
- a CDS encoding PadR family transcriptional regulator; the protein is MATIDLIVLGMLKNESLSAYDIQKLVEYRNISRWVKISTPSIYKKVIQLEEKGFIESNIVKEGKMPEKAVYSLTGAGEKQFEKLMMEISSKPLRIFLDFNAVIVNLTELAPEKREICLGQIGESVKTLKAYLEENMKIKENIPDIPETGKAVLRQQMILVQAIETWLDSLKGSFEEQ
- a CDS encoding uracil-xanthine permease family protein encodes the protein MTDKERTRSSIFDLKGVPDIKQALPLALQHVVAMIVGCVTPAIIVAGVAGLSEKDSVILIQAALIVSGISTLIQLFPFIHTRWFTIGSGLPIIMGISFAYLPSMQTIAAEFDIPTILGAQIVGGCVAVFVGLNIKRIRRFFPPLIAGTVVFTIGLSLYPTAINYMAGGVGSPDYGSYRNWIIAVITLVIVTLLNHFGRGIFKLASILIGIIGGYAAALCMGMVDFSPIAQASAFQLPMPLHFGVKFEISSCVAIGLLFAINSIQAIGDFSATTSGGLDRMPTDGELQGGIVGYGITNILCSLAGGLPTATYSQNVGIVATTKVVNRCVLGLAAVLLLAAGFIPKFSSLLTTIPYAVLGGATVSVFASIAMTGMKLITSENMSYRNTSIVGLAAALGMGISQATEALQNFPDWFVMIFGKSPVVIATLIAVLLNIILPKDLEAGS
- the arcC gene encoding carbamate kinase, which codes for MTKKKRVVIALGGNALGNTLPEQMAAVKITARAIVDLIEEGCEVVVAHGNGPQVGMVNNAMLALTHEDKEQPNTPLSVCVAMSQAYIGYDLQNALREELLDRGIDNIPVATMITQVRVDENDPAFDSPSKPIGKFVTKEQAKEMALKYDYIMKEDAGRGYRRVVASPKPVEIIETGTIKAMVDSGELVIACGGGGIPVIRQGNHLRGASAVIDKDFASCLLAKELDADFLIILTAVEKAAIRFGQPDEKWLDKVTVSEMRQYMEEGHFAPGSMLPKVQAAVDFAASRPGRCALITLLEKAKEGINGTTGTLITLD
- the ygeW gene encoding knotted carbamoyltransferase YgeW; this encodes MKTLQDYIDKLNSLNFKEMYNGDFFLTWEKTDDELEAVFTLADALRFMREHNISTKVFESGLGISLFRDNSTRTRFSFASACNLLGLEVQDLDEGKSQIAHGETVRETANMISFMADVIGIRDDMYIGKGNAYMHDVADAVTEGNKAGILAQKPTLVNLQCDIDHPTQVMADMLHIIHEFGGVENLKGKKLAMTWAYSPSYGKPLSVPQGVIGLMTRFGMDVVLAHPEGYEVFPEVEAVAAENASKSGGSYTKTNDMKEAFQDADIVYPKSWAPFAAMEKRTDLYAKGDQAGIDALEKELLSQNAQHKDWACTEELMKTTKDGKALYLHCLPADITGVSCEEGEVDASVFDRYREPLYKEASFKPYIIAAMIFLAKFADPADILKKLDEKGTPRILK